The following nucleotide sequence is from Brassica oleracea var. oleracea cultivar TO1000 unplaced genomic scaffold, BOL UnpScaffold01229, whole genome shotgun sequence.
TTTTAGCCTTATTACCCAACATAAAAATATGACTGTTATGCTTTTGGGTTAAAAAACCCTAAGCGAGctgtttttctcttttgatgATTTCTAAGAAGATTAATGGCAAACTTTAGCCCATGCTGTTTCTGCCGCTCAAACTAGATGATCACacttacacaaatttaaaacaaataggtaaataataataaatataaaacactggaaatttaaaataaatccgtgcggacgcgcggatcaaaatctagtgtcatattaaaactaaagttgtTCTTGATATGATATCCAACCaaagaaatcaaaattattGTTACCCTTACCCACTATATTTTCATgtctttataatttaatttgcacatgcatataaaatttaactttaatGAATTAGAATGTACATGAATTCATTGAACTGCCAAACAATAAACTGTAAACAAAAGACACAGGAACTAATTAAGTTTCCAGCTTCCACTGATTGGTTAACTGAATTTCCTGTGTTCATGGCCCAtggtaagtttttattttattcttttgccTAGTCTCGTCCGTGGTAGTTTGATTTATGTGTAGcatatctattattattatttttttgtaaaaaaacttTCTATTAAAATGCAAGTGACAGTATAACTATGACAAAAGTCAATAcagtttttgaaaagaaattgaGAGAAAGCTAGAGTTTAACCTAGTGTTTGGAAGCATACAAGTTTGAAAGCAATACTAGTGCTTAACAAAGCtagaaaagaaacagagaattaGTAAAGAGTTTTGAAAACTCAACCAGTTGGAGAGGACAGACCTCCACAACGACGTCACAAATTAGATTAGCCACGACCACCTCTATTACGACCACGATTACCACGGTTACGGTTACCACGTCCACGAGCTACGGAATGCAACTGCATCTCCTTAGCCTTTGTAGAGGGTTTAACAGGCCTTTCCCGAAGAAAAACTTTATCTTGAGGAGACAAATATTCCTTTGGGTCCAGCTCGTCAGATGAAATTAAagtttcatcttcatcatccgaAAATTTTAAAGAGCTAAATCGATTGGTGAGTAAATTAGAGCTTGATAAGCTCATGCGGATTGAACAATCAGCTGGAGTAGAATTGGTAGAGACATGATTGGAAGAATATGGAGTTTCTTTTGAAGAAACCAAAGGTGTGTGAGAGTTGCTTGTAGTATTACATGTGATTGAGTGTGTAGACAAGTGTTCGGAGTTAGTATTTGGAGAGCTCTGTTCAACCTTTCCTTTTAGTGAGAATGTGGTATCTTGCTTTGCTTCCATCCTTAATTCATCCTCAACAATGGTGATCTTATCAATAGGGTTGTTTATGGTAGCTACTAGAACCAGGATTGGATCAGAAGTAGCTTCCACACTTGGAGTTGGAGGGTGTGAGACAGTTACAGTAGCATCTCTGTCCTCTTTGTCCCTAACCATATTATTTGCTTCATTTGCTAAAGTAACACTTGATTCAACATCTCTTGATACTAGAGATGATGTCTTGGTGCTCCTAGTTGGATCAAGCGGCTGTTCCAAACATCCTGACGCTTTATGGCCCCGCTGACCACATCTTGCACACTTCGAAGGCAGCCAAGAGTACACAACATCAACCATTGAGACAGACCCACTCTCATCCTCAATAGCTAGTCTCTGAGCAAAAGGCCTATGTAACTTGACCTCAACCAAAATTTTTGCTTCTCCCATTAAAGTAGGATCAAGCCAAGGTTTGTACGTAAGCATCGACTCACCAATACCTGAAGCGATCCATTTGATTCCTTCAAAAGAGTAGAGTTGATTTGGTATGTTCTTGAGAGACAACCAAACTGGGATAGTCTTGATTTCTGGTAAAGTAATTGTTTCAGCCGGAGACCAAGCAGAAACAAACATCAAGCAGTCATCACCATGCCATATCCCCCTTTGGATAACAAACTTGCGAGTACCATCATCCGGAATATGAAACAAGTATGATGATTCTCctaatatttttgtgaaaacaTGACATTTCCCCCCCATATTCTAGTTACCACAGCATGAATCAAACCTCCAGCAGGCGCAGAGCAACGGTAGAACTGACCAACCACATATTCTTTTTGATTCTGAATTCCTTGAAGAATTACATCACTTGGAACAGTTACCTTAGGGGTTCCATCCTCCAAGTATTCAGGGACAGTAACCCTGTTGAGATTGCAGACTGATTTCATCTTTGCTGCCCATGGATATTCTTGTGAAGCAGCCTTGATAAAAGGACTAGGCTCATACTGTCACAGAAACAGAAGTGCCAGAAGGTGTTGGAAGCTTTCTATCCCCCTGCTTAGACAAACAAGGCCATTGGGAGTCGTCCGAGAAGCTTGATTGAGATGGGCCCTTGCCTTTTTTGTCAGTTCCCATCGAATTGAAAGAAACCATCTTAAGCGGAATCATCCAGGCTCCTAGAGATGGAGAAGGCGAGGATGTAGTTGGAGATAAGTTGGAGTCAGGTTGTAACATTTGTTGAGGATCAATCATACCCTCCCGAGCATTCTTAGGGTCTTGAACCGTCACCTGCGAATGTTTATGTATCAAGGAGACCATCTCTTTAGAGGAAGTGATGATTTCCTCTCCCGATTCCGAAGAACAAGAGGAGTTCATTAACGGCTGCGGTACATCCTCTTCCGGTTCAGGAGTTTTTGATTTCAGAAGAGGAGGAACGGACCGCGGAAGTTGAGGAGAAGGAGAGGCAGTCACCGACCACTTCTTTAGATACGGCCAGCGGGGATCTGGCTCTAGAGGCATTTTTTCAGAGGAGACAGCACTAGTATCATGGAGTTCCTCTTCACACTTAACATTAGCGTGAGAAGAATCCTTTAAATCCATGGAAAGAGAATAAGGACGAAAGGTGAAAAGAGCTTAGATCTCTTTGACTGAGTTCACTAGAACAGACGGCGACGAAACCGCGGCGGAGGCAGCAGCTTCGtcgaagaagaaacagagatggAGTAGGGTTTTGTCGCCTGAAGAGAGAGATGAGGAGGACCGCGTGCAGTGcgtgttttatataatttagccACTAGCATATCTATTATTAGTTAAgccatttaacaaaaaaaaagaaaatatctattATTGGTTCAACTTAGCCTACCTATTATGATGCGAAAATATGATATACAAATGTACTGAAGTtgatagtaaaatatattaaatgtgaGCGAAGTAACTTATTTTTGGTACGAAATGTTAAGAGCGGACTTTATACTCTATTATATTAATAacactaggataagacctgcgttTTGCACAtggtgaatttatttgtatatattatcgataatttttttatatatttgatcattttatttatacatatataatgtttttggttgttattatataatttctttccgatgaccggatcaatttttattaaaaattgtggaactaaactataattaatatattatgggttgatcagattggacattaaacaaattatgatacaaaaactttattttttctaccgaacacattcttgaaaaaattcaacagtactgtttccacagttgaattattttgacatttatcttccatatggttttgaaaggtttcagatcaaccatcgaattgatacatgtcattttaatgtttttagtcatatTCTTAAggaaaactaacattttttgtaatttaaagtcgttttaaaaaattcaaaatataacatataagaaaaaaatctaacatataagaaaagtataacatataagatttactcatttttgtaatataaagtcgttttaagaatttaaaatataacatataacgtttcctcatttttgtaatttaaatacattttagaaaattcaaaatataacatagaaaaaaatctaacttttattatatggttaatgtcactgtttattgttttttaataatataaaatttaaaaaaaaattagaat
It contains:
- the LOC106321106 gene encoding uncharacterized protein LOC106321106, which encodes MDLKDSSHANVKCEEELHDTSAVSSEKMPLEPDPRWPYLKKWSVTASPSPQLPRSVPPLLKSKTPEPEEDVPQPLMNSSCSSESGEEIITSSKEMVSLIHKHSQVTVQDPKNAREGMIDPQQMLQPDSNLSPTTSSPSPSLGAWMIPLKMYEPSPFIKAASQEYPWAAKMKSVCNLNRVTVPEYLEDGTPKVTVPSDVILQGIQNQKEYVVGQFYRCSAPAGGESSYLFHIPDDGTRKFVIQRGIWHGDDCLMFVSAWSPAETITLPEIKTIPVWLSLKNIPNQLYSFEGIKWIASGIGESMLTYKPWLDPTLMGEAKILVEVKLHRPFAQRLAIEDESGSVSMVDVVYSWLPSKCARCGQRGHKASGCLEQPLDPTRSTKTSSLVSRDVESSVTLANEANNMVRDKEDRDATVTVSHPPTPSVEATSDPILVLVATINNPIDKITIVEDELRMEAKQDTTFSLKGKVEQSSPNTNSEHLSTHSITCNTTSNSHTPLVSSKETPYSSNHVSTNSTPADCSIRMSLSSSNLLTNRFSSLKFSDDEDETLISSDELDPKEYLSPQDKVFLRERPVKPSTKAKEMQLHSVARGRGNRNRGNRGRNRGGRG